The Pseudophaeobacter arcticus DSM 23566 genome includes a region encoding these proteins:
- the narH gene encoding nitrate reductase subunit beta, whose product MRVRAQIGMVLNLDKCIGCHTCSVTCKNVWTSRDGVEYAWFNNVETKPGTGYPTDWENQNRWNGGWERTRAGKLQPKQGSKWRILANIFGNPDLPEIDDYYEPFDFDYDHLKSAPELKAFPTARPRSKITGERMEKITKGPNWEEILGGEFSKRSQDYNFEGIQKEIYGEYENTFMMYLPRLCEHCLNPACAASCPSGAIYKREEDGIVLIDQEKCRGWRMCVSGCPYKKIYYNWQSGKSEKCTLCYPRIESGNPTVCSETCVGRIRYLGVMLYDADKIDAAANAPAETDLYDAQLDVFLDPNDPAVIATARADGIPEDWIKSAQASPIWKMAMEWKVAFPLHPEYRTLPMVWYIPPLSPIQNAAEAGAIGMDGAMPDVRNLRIPLRYLANMLTAGDEEPVALALERMLAMRSYMRAKTIDGVRDEAVAAKVGLDSATIEDMYKIMALADYEDRFVIPTTHREQVEEAYDLRGGCGFTDTNGCSPGISKGSLFGGSKKPLKMPEELR is encoded by the coding sequence ATGAGAGTACGCGCTCAAATCGGCATGGTGCTGAACCTCGATAAATGTATCGGGTGCCACACATGTTCCGTCACCTGCAAAAACGTATGGACCAGCCGCGACGGTGTCGAATACGCCTGGTTCAACAATGTCGAAACCAAACCCGGCACCGGCTATCCCACCGACTGGGAAAACCAGAACCGCTGGAATGGCGGCTGGGAGCGCACCCGTGCGGGCAAGTTGCAGCCCAAACAGGGCAGCAAATGGCGGATCCTGGCCAATATCTTTGGCAACCCGGACCTGCCCGAAATCGACGACTACTATGAACCGTTTGATTTTGACTATGACCACCTGAAATCGGCCCCCGAACTAAAGGCCTTCCCCACCGCGCGTCCGCGCTCAAAGATCACCGGCGAGCGGATGGAGAAGATCACCAAGGGGCCAAACTGGGAGGAGATCCTGGGCGGTGAATTCTCAAAACGGTCGCAAGACTACAATTTTGAGGGCATCCAAAAGGAGATCTACGGGGAATATGAGAATACATTCATGATGTATCTCCCCCGCCTGTGTGAGCACTGTCTGAACCCGGCCTGTGCGGCGTCCTGCCCATCAGGAGCGATCTACAAACGCGAAGAAGATGGTATCGTCCTGATTGACCAGGAAAAATGCCGCGGCTGGCGGATGTGTGTCTCGGGCTGCCCCTACAAAAAGATCTACTACAACTGGCAGAGCGGCAAATCCGAGAAATGCACCCTGTGCTACCCTAGGATTGAAAGCGGCAACCCAACGGTCTGTTCCGAGACCTGCGTTGGCCGCATCCGTTACCTGGGCGTGATGCTGTATGATGCGGATAAGATCGACGCGGCGGCAAATGCCCCCGCCGAGACCGATCTGTATGACGCGCAGCTGGATGTCTTTCTGGATCCCAACGATCCGGCGGTCATTGCAACCGCCCGCGCCGATGGCATCCCCGAAGACTGGATCAAATCGGCCCAGGCCAGCCCGATCTGGAAGATGGCGATGGAGTGGAAAGTGGCCTTCCCGCTGCACCCGGAATATCGCACCCTTCCCATGGTCTGGTACATCCCGCCGCTGTCGCCCATCCAGAACGCAGCCGAGGCAGGCGCCATCGGCATGGATGGCGCCATGCCCGACGTGCGCAATTTGCGGATCCCGCTGCGCTATCTCGCCAATATGCTGACCGCAGGCGACGAGGAACCTGTCGCCCTGGCGCTGGAACGGATGTTGGCGATGCGGTCTTATATGCGCGCCAAAACCATCGACGGTGTGCGCGACGAGGCCGTGGCCGCCAAGGTCGGCCTGGACTCCGCTACGATCGAAGACATGTATAAAATCATGGCTTTGGCGGACTATGAGGACCGTTTTGTCATCCCCACCACGCACCGGGAACAGGTCGAAGAGGCCTATGATTTGCGCGGCGGCTGCGGCTTTACCGATACCAATGGCTGCTCGCCCGGTATCAGCAAGGGATCGCTGTTTGGCGGCTCCAAGAAACCACTCAAAATGCCAGAGGAGCTGCGCTAA
- the narJ gene encoding nitrate reductase molybdenum cofactor assembly chaperone, with protein sequence MDRTLKAISLLLSYPTRELQGAMSEIGGVLASDTRLTAAARRDLRPLVEALRSDDIYDLEEKYVMLFDRSRTLSLNLFEHVHGESRDRGGAMVSLIETYRDGGFEPNTTELPDHLPVLLEFLSTRPFAEVQDTLADAAHIFSALSERLARRDSQYGAVFAALLQLAGVEADKEAVAELLQQPEVDPNDLEALDEVWEESEVLFGPDPNAGCPQVRDMLSRMDEPQNPAPGSTTGVAAE encoded by the coding sequence ATGGACCGGACGCTAAAAGCGATTTCATTGCTCTTGAGCTACCCAACACGGGAACTTCAGGGCGCGATGTCGGAAATCGGCGGCGTTCTGGCCTCCGACACCCGGCTGACGGCGGCGGCGCGGCGTGATCTGCGGCCGCTGGTCGAGGCCCTGCGCAGCGATGACATTTATGATCTCGAAGAGAAATACGTCATGCTCTTTGATCGCTCGCGCACCCTCAGCCTCAACCTGTTTGAACACGTGCACGGCGAAAGCCGTGACCGGGGTGGCGCCATGGTCTCGTTGATCGAGACCTACCGCGATGGTGGTTTTGAGCCAAACACCACCGAGCTGCCGGATCACCTGCCTGTTTTGCTGGAATTCCTGTCGACGCGTCCCTTTGCGGAAGTACAGGACACTTTGGCGGACGCAGCCCATATTTTTAGTGCTTTGAGCGAACGGCTTGCCCGTCGTGACAGCCAATATGGTGCTGTGTTCGCCGCTCTTTTACAGCTGGCAGGGGTTGAAGCCGACAAGGAGGCCGTGGCCGAGCTGCTGCAGCAGCCGGAGGTGGACCCCAATGATCTGGAGGCACTGGACGAGGTCTGGGAAGAGAGCGAAGTGCTCTTTGGTCCCGATCCCAACGCCGGGTGCCCGCAAGTGCGCGATATGCTGTCGCGCATGGATGAACCCCAAAATCCTGCTCCCGGTTCGACCACCGGCGTGGCGGCTGAATAA
- the narI gene encoding respiratory nitrate reductase subunit gamma: MHNFLFGIYPYIALSVAILGSIARYERDPFTWKSSSSQMLRRKQLIMGSVLFHIGVLIIFVGHLVGLLTPIALFDALGISHGFKQVGAVVVGGIAGVMALVGGGMLFHRRWTDPRIRKNSSFADIAILAMLLAQLGLGLLTIFASLGHLDGHEMTKFMAWAQGIFTFDGAAASYISDVALIFKLHLFLGLTIFLVFPFTRLVHMLSVPLRYVFRPGYQVVRSRRSAPLPTRAGPVVPGRSANK, translated from the coding sequence ATGCATAATTTCCTATTTGGTATCTATCCCTATATCGCCCTCTCGGTGGCGATCCTCGGGTCAATCGCGCGCTACGAGCGGGATCCTTTCACCTGGAAGTCGTCCTCCAGCCAGATGCTGCGGCGTAAGCAGCTGATCATGGGTTCGGTGCTGTTTCATATCGGCGTTTTGATCATCTTTGTCGGCCATCTGGTGGGTCTGTTGACGCCGATTGCGTTGTTTGATGCGCTGGGCATCAGCCATGGCTTCAAACAGGTTGGTGCGGTTGTTGTTGGTGGCATTGCGGGCGTCATGGCGCTGGTGGGCGGCGGCATGCTGTTTCACCGTCGCTGGACCGATCCGCGCATCCGCAAAAACTCCAGCTTTGCCGATATCGCCATCTTGGCGATGCTGCTGGCGCAGCTTGGGCTTGGGCTGTTGACCATCTTTGCTTCGCTGGGGCACCTGGACGGTCATGAGATGACCAAGTTCATGGCCTGGGCGCAGGGGATCTTTACCTTTGATGGCGCTGCGGCCTCCTATATTTCGGATGTGGCGCTGATCTTCAAACTGCACCTGTTTCTGGGTCTGACCATCTTTCTGGTCTTCCCCTTTACCCGCTTGGTGCACATGCTGTCGGTGCCTCTGCGCTATGTGTTCCGCCCTGGCTATCAGGTGGTGCGTTCGCGCCGCTCTGCGCCTCTGCCAACCCGCGCAGGTCCGGTTGTTCCTGGCCGGTCCGCCAATAAGTAA
- a CDS encoding peptidylprolyl isomerase: protein MKAGLFPDLIVNGELVPHAVIAAETQNHEAPTGKPGIAWRKAANAVAVRTLLLQEARRQGLTAEPAEVEPGRFETDEEALIRGLLEARVEVEAPTEEEVKAEWARDPSRFRSPPLWEVSHILCACDPRDKEAKEKALQKANVLNARLQTNPRDFVALAKTDSDCGSKSSGGALGQLGPGDTVPEFEHILHHLNEGEITPVPILSRHGYHLVRMDAVAKGQELPFEAAKRAITIAMEKAAWARSAQGFVQQLAAGAEITGADLQPVL, encoded by the coding sequence ATGAAAGCTGGCCTTTTTCCCGATCTCATCGTCAATGGTGAACTGGTTCCGCATGCGGTGATTGCGGCGGAAACACAGAACCACGAAGCCCCAACTGGCAAGCCTGGCATCGCCTGGCGCAAAGCCGCCAATGCGGTTGCGGTGCGTACCTTGTTGTTGCAGGAGGCGCGCCGTCAGGGGCTGACAGCAGAGCCGGCCGAGGTCGAGCCGGGGCGCTTTGAAACAGATGAGGAGGCCCTGATCCGGGGCCTTCTCGAAGCCCGCGTCGAGGTGGAGGCGCCGACTGAAGAAGAGGTCAAAGCCGAATGGGCGCGCGATCCGTCGCGGTTCCGTTCGCCGCCTTTGTGGGAGGTTTCCCATATCCTGTGTGCCTGTGATCCCCGTGACAAAGAAGCCAAAGAAAAGGCGCTGCAAAAGGCCAATGTGCTGAACGCGCGCCTTCAGACCAACCCCAGGGATTTTGTGGCGCTGGCCAAGACGGATAGCGATTGCGGGTCAAAATCCTCGGGTGGGGCTTTGGGTCAGCTTGGGCCTGGCGACACGGTGCCAGAGTTCGAACACATCCTGCATCATCTGAATGAGGGCGAGATCACCCCGGTGCCCATCTTGTCGCGCCATGGCTACCATCTGGTGCGCATGGATGCGGTGGCAAAGGGTCAGGAGCTGCCCTTTGAAGCCGCCAAACGCGCCATCACCATTGCAATGGAGAAAGCCGCCTGGGCGCGTTCGGCACAGGGGTTTGTGCAGCAGCTGGCCGCTGGAGCAGAGATCACCGGGGCAGATTTGCAGCCGGTTCTCTGA
- a CDS encoding DUF2478 domain-containing protein: MKIAYTMAQGRGDTDQILHQLSQRLRAEGHSPCGVVQVNSERTDSCRCDMDVQVLPQGPVIRISQSLGENARGCRLDPAALEEAVALTERALQVGAEMLIINKFGKHEAEGRGFRAAIGEALALEIPVLVGLNQLNQEAFFEFIGDLGVALAPNVDDLAEWAKAQLAPKPGSGKPGLTPAGASRPVAMSAA, from the coding sequence ATGAAGATTGCCTACACAATGGCACAGGGGCGTGGGGACACCGATCAAATTCTCCATCAATTGAGCCAACGGCTCCGGGCCGAGGGACATTCCCCCTGCGGCGTCGTGCAAGTCAATTCAGAGCGCACAGACAGCTGTCGCTGTGACATGGATGTGCAGGTATTGCCACAGGGGCCGGTGATCCGCATTTCGCAATCCTTAGGCGAAAATGCACGTGGCTGCCGGTTGGATCCTGCCGCCCTGGAAGAGGCGGTGGCGCTGACCGAGCGGGCTTTGCAGGTCGGGGCCGAGATGTTGATTATCAACAAATTTGGTAAGCACGAGGCCGAAGGACGGGGATTTCGCGCCGCCATCGGCGAGGCTTTGGCGCTGGAAATTCCGGTTCTTGTCGGGCTCAATCAGCTCAACCAAGAGGCCTTTTTTGAATTTATCGGTGATCTGGGGGTCGCTCTTGCTCCAAATGTCGATGACTTGGCGGAGTGGGCCAAGGCGCAGCTCGCGCCAAAACCGGGCTCTGGCAAGCCGGGTTTGACACCTGCTGGGGCGTCCCGGCCTGTCGCCATGAGTGCCGCCTGA